The Candidatus Accumulibacter similis genome has a segment encoding these proteins:
- a CDS encoding holo-ACP synthase → MIVGVGTDIVAVARLGSLHARHGERALRRILSPEECAEFAGVRDPARFLAKRFAAKEALGKALGIGLVAPATLPNIGIAHDARGRPVFTYAPALAAHIEQRRLVAHLSISDETDYAVAFVVMEQS, encoded by the coding sequence ATGATCGTCGGTGTCGGCACCGACATCGTCGCCGTCGCCCGCCTCGGCAGCCTGCACGCGCGCCATGGCGAGCGTGCGCTGCGCCGCATCCTGTCGCCGGAGGAGTGCGCCGAGTTTGCCGGTGTGCGCGATCCGGCGCGTTTTCTCGCCAAGCGCTTCGCCGCCAAGGAAGCGCTGGGCAAGGCACTCGGCATCGGCCTCGTCGCGCCGGCGACGCTGCCGAACATCGGCATTGCGCACGATGCGCGCGGCCGGCCGGTCTTCACCTACGCGCCCGCGCTGGCCGCGCACATCGAGCAACGCCGGCTCGTCGCCCACCTGTCGATCAGCGACGAGACCGACTACGCGGTCGCCTTCGTCGTCATGGAGCAGTCATGA
- the nagZ gene encoding beta-N-acetylhexosaminidase, which produces MSTIPLLAPGPLMIDLAGCHLSELERERLRHPLVGGLILFARNYESPQQLAQLTAEVHSLRSPPLLIGIDHEGGRVQRCRSGFSRLPPMRRLGELWDRQPEAARLAARRIGYVLAAELRACGVDLSFTPVLDLDWGRSTVIGDRAFHGDPRAVSELAGALVDGLHRAGMAACGKHFPGHGWVAADSHVDLPMDERPLPEMAADLEPYRRLQLDAVMPAHVIYRLLDARPAGFSPFWIDMLRTELAFDGVIFSDDLSMAGASFAGGIVGRCTAAWQAGCDLLLVCNSPDAVGELLAEWRPPADPRRARRVERLSPSTAVVDRAALQDDAEYLAGVAAASSLAT; this is translated from the coding sequence ATGAGCACCATTCCCCTGCTTGCACCCGGCCCGCTGATGATCGACCTTGCCGGCTGCCACCTTTCCGAGCTGGAAAGGGAGCGCCTGCGGCACCCGCTGGTCGGTGGCCTGATCCTCTTTGCGCGCAACTACGAGTCGCCCCAGCAACTCGCGCAACTGACCGCCGAAGTGCATTCGCTGCGCTCGCCGCCGCTGCTGATCGGCATCGACCACGAGGGGGGCAGGGTACAGCGCTGCCGCAGTGGCTTCAGCCGGCTGCCGCCGATGCGTCGTCTCGGCGAGCTGTGGGACCGGCAGCCCGAGGCGGCGCGGCTGGCGGCGCGGCGCATCGGTTACGTGCTGGCGGCCGAACTGCGCGCCTGCGGTGTCGACCTGTCGTTCACGCCGGTGCTCGATCTCGACTGGGGGCGGAGTACGGTCATCGGTGATCGTGCCTTCCACGGCGATCCGCGGGCGGTCAGCGAACTTGCCGGGGCGCTGGTCGATGGCCTGCACCGCGCCGGCATGGCCGCCTGCGGCAAGCATTTCCCCGGCCACGGCTGGGTCGCCGCCGACTCGCATGTCGACCTGCCGATGGACGAGCGCCCACTGCCAGAGATGGCGGCCGACCTCGAGCCCTACCGCCGGCTGCAGCTCGACGCCGTGATGCCGGCGCACGTCATCTATCGGCTGCTTGACGCCCGTCCGGCGGGCTTCTCGCCCTTCTGGATCGACATGCTGCGTACTGAACTGGCTTTCGACGGGGTGATCTTCAGCGATGACCTGTCAATGGCCGGCGCCAGCTTCGCCGGCGGCATCGTCGGCCGCTGCACGGCCGCCTGGCAGGCGGGTTGCGACCTGCTGCTGGTCTGCAACTCGCCGGATGCGGTCGGCGAACTGCTTGCCGAATGGCGGCCGCCGGCCGATCCGCGGCGGGCGCGGCGGGTCGAGCGACTGTCGCCGTCGACCGCCGTCGTCGACCGGGCCGCTCTGCAGGACGACGCCGAGTACCTTGCCGGCGTCGCGGCCGCCAGCTCGCTCGCCACCTGA
- a CDS encoding caspase family protein, translating to MSKHALCIGINDYPGTQNDLSGCVNDANDWAAALAARSFDVLKLLDSQATKAAMVAAIEGLVGKAVSGDTVVITYSGHGTWVPDRDGDEPDQRDEALCPWDIGQGKVLLDDELHLLLAKRATGVRIVLMSDSCHSGSVTRGDSSELDPGMPRARFLPPQAWLRDVELPTATPRRLAGGIARSGGDLLMAGCLDSQFSWDTRFNGRPNGAFTYYALKTLAKLDAGASYAQWFKAITPAYLPTNQLPQNPQLFGSATARKWKVFS from the coding sequence ATGAGCAAGCACGCCCTATGTATCGGCATCAACGACTACCCCGGCACGCAGAACGATCTCTCTGGCTGCGTCAATGACGCCAATGACTGGGCTGCGGCACTCGCCGCGCGCAGTTTCGACGTTCTCAAGCTGCTCGATTCCCAGGCCACCAAGGCGGCCATGGTCGCCGCCATTGAGGGCCTCGTCGGCAAGGCGGTCAGCGGTGATACGGTCGTCATCACCTATTCCGGTCATGGCACCTGGGTGCCCGATCGCGATGGTGACGAACCGGATCAGCGTGACGAAGCGCTCTGCCCATGGGACATCGGCCAGGGCAAGGTGCTGCTCGACGACGAGTTGCACCTGCTGCTGGCGAAGCGCGCCACTGGCGTTCGCATCGTCCTGATGTCGGACAGCTGCCACTCCGGGTCCGTCACCCGTGGCGACAGCTCGGAACTCGATCCCGGCATGCCGCGCGCCCGCTTCCTGCCGCCGCAAGCATGGCTGCGCGATGTCGAGTTGCCGACCGCAACCCCGCGGCGGCTGGCCGGTGGCATCGCCCGCTCGGGTGGCGACCTGCTGATGGCGGGCTGCCTCGACAGCCAGTTCAGCTGGGATACGCGCTTCAATGGACGACCGAACGGTGCGTTCACCTACTACGCCCTGAAGACACTGGCGAAGCTTGACGCCGGCGCCTCCTACGCCCAGTGGTTCAAGGCCATCACGCCGGCCTACCTGCCGACCAACCAGTTGCCGCAGAACCCGCAGCTGTTCGGCTCGGCTACCGCCCGCAAGTGGAAAGTCTTCAGCTAG
- a CDS encoding trypsin-like peptidase domain-containing protein, which translates to MIDSILLAATRISTFVQQQPLTNASGFFFARDERLFLVSSRHVLIDRPSRHFPDRIEIELHVDPANLAESISFSIPLYRNGRSLWRQGSDSAGDIDVAVIEIERSALPVRTLLAAFGPGNLPGRWHHVEIGGSLLVVGFPLGFHDTLHHMPVVRQAVLASPWGLRFKGEGYFLTDARTHRGTSGAPVVMRMAAGDAGRAWLPWLLLGVHSARLDVGSRDLELDEALGLNCVWYADILMTLTAG; encoded by the coding sequence ATGATCGACTCCATCCTTCTTGCTGCGACGCGCATCAGCACGTTCGTGCAGCAGCAACCACTGACCAATGCCAGCGGCTTCTTTTTCGCCCGCGACGAGCGGCTGTTCCTGGTCAGCAGCCGGCACGTGCTGATCGACAGGCCGAGCCGGCATTTTCCCGACCGCATCGAGATCGAGCTGCATGTCGACCCGGCCAATCTGGCCGAGTCGATCAGCTTCTCGATTCCCCTGTACCGCAACGGCCGCAGCCTCTGGCGGCAGGGCAGCGATTCCGCCGGCGACATCGACGTGGCGGTGATCGAGATCGAGCGCAGCGCCCTGCCGGTGCGAACCCTGCTCGCCGCCTTCGGCCCCGGGAACCTGCCGGGCCGCTGGCATCACGTCGAGATCGGCGGCTCGCTGCTGGTGGTCGGTTTCCCGCTCGGTTTTCACGACACCCTGCACCACATGCCGGTCGTTCGCCAGGCGGTGCTGGCCTCGCCCTGGGGGCTGCGCTTCAAGGGCGAGGGCTACTTCCTGACCGACGCGCGAACGCATCGCGGCACCAGTGGTGCGCCGGTGGTGATGCGCATGGCAGCCGGCGATGCGGGCCGTGCCTGGCTGCCATGGCTGCTGCTGGGCGTGCACTCGGCACGACTCGACGTGGGTTCGCGCGACCTCGAACTGGACGAGGCGCTCGGTCTCAACTGTGTCTGGTACGCCGACATCCTGATGACGCTGACCGCTGGCTGA
- a CDS encoding stage II sporulation protein M: protein MKERQYIARRAAEWEAWDRWLAAAGRPRTAAPDGDAAGAAGLPQRFRRLCHDLALVLDRNYSAALAADLHRRVLAAHQRIYGAGEPQGHAWRRFFGGDLPALVRREWRLVLAAGLLLCVPLLGFLLLIQGWPDAAFLLLSPEAVGEIEDMYSPVAHHLGRPRAASSEWAMWGFYIANNVRIDFQAFAGGVAFGLGTVFYLVYNGLHIGAIAGHLTQIGYVSTFWGFVAGHSAFELTGAVLAGAAGLKLGTALVAPGRQTRLAALRQHARVAVKLLYGAAALTLLAAFIEAFWSPRPDIPLASKVAVGGALWVLTWAYLLFAGRVRAA, encoded by the coding sequence GTGAAGGAACGCCAATACATTGCCCGACGAGCGGCGGAATGGGAGGCCTGGGACCGCTGGCTGGCAGCAGCGGGGAGGCCGCGCACGGCCGCGCCGGATGGCGATGCCGCCGGCGCGGCCGGACTGCCGCAGCGCTTTCGGCGGCTGTGCCACGACTTGGCGCTGGTGCTCGATCGCAATTACTCGGCGGCGCTGGCGGCGGATCTGCATCGTCGCGTGCTGGCGGCGCATCAGCGCATCTACGGTGCCGGCGAGCCGCAGGGCCACGCCTGGAGACGTTTCTTCGGCGGCGACCTGCCGGCACTCGTGCGGCGCGAGTGGCGGCTTGTGCTCGCTGCCGGCCTGCTGCTCTGCGTACCGCTGCTGGGCTTCCTGCTGCTGATCCAGGGCTGGCCGGACGCCGCCTTCCTCTTGCTTTCCCCGGAGGCGGTGGGCGAGATCGAGGACATGTATTCGCCGGTGGCGCATCACCTCGGACGGCCGCGCGCGGCCAGCAGCGAGTGGGCGATGTGGGGCTTCTACATTGCCAACAACGTGCGCATCGACTTCCAGGCCTTTGCCGGTGGCGTCGCGTTCGGTCTCGGGACGGTCTTTTACCTGGTGTACAACGGGCTGCACATCGGTGCCATCGCCGGTCACCTGACGCAGATCGGTTACGTGTCCACTTTCTGGGGATTCGTTGCCGGCCACAGCGCTTTCGAACTGACTGGTGCCGTGCTGGCCGGCGCGGCCGGGCTGAAGCTCGGCACGGCGCTGGTCGCTCCCGGGCGGCAGACGCGGCTGGCGGCACTGCGGCAGCACGCGCGCGTGGCGGTGAAGCTGCTCTACGGTGCGGCCGCGCTGACCTTGCTCGCTGCCTTCATCGAAGCCTTCTGGTCACCCCGGCCCGATATCCCGCTTGCCTCCAAGGTCGCGGTCGGCGGCGCGCTGTGGGTGCTGACCTGGGCTTACCTGCTGTTCGCTGGGCGGGTCCGTGCGGCTTGA